GGCGATATCGTCAACACTGGTCATGAAGGTACGCTCGTCGTTGTCATTCAGCTGCCGCTGCTGGGTTTCCGCCAGCATGAGGAACACATCAGCGACCCGGGCCTGTTCATCCTCCAGGGTCAGGATCATAAAGCGGCGTTTCTGATCGTAGACCCGCTTGGTAAAGAGTTTCAGCAGTTTAAGAGCGATCTGGGGATTACCCTGCATCAGAACTTCAAAGTTCTCCTGATTGAATTCCAGCAGCTTGCAGGGATCCAGGGCGATGGCGGTGGCCGATCTGGGAGAGTCCTCCAGGATGGCCATTTCGCCGAAGATCTCCCCGGGCTGAAGAATATCCAGATTCTTTTCCAGGTCTTCCATTATCTTGACGATCTGTACCCTGCCGGACTGTATCAGGTAAAAGGTGTCCCCCGGTTCGTGTTCACAGAATATTATATCCCCTTTTTCAAAGGTAACGGCGAATCGGTTGAACATGGACATATCCAGAGCCATTATCCCCTCCCCTCCAGCGATTTCAAGGCTTTTCTGGATTTTCTGTTAACAGGATTATCCTCGGTGGTCATATTCAGGATCTTGGTAAACAGTCCCCTGGCTTTCGTGGCGCTTCCTTCCTTGTCGTAGGCACTGGCTACATAGAAGAGAGCGTCGGCCAGGTCAGGATGCTTTGGATAGCGCTGAATCAGACCGGTAAAGTGGCTGACAGTCTCAGTATACTTGTTCAAAGAAAAGAGACAGCGGCCCATCTCGTAATAGGACTTGGCCACATACTCGTCGTCATCGCCTTTTTCCACAATCAGTTTGAACTGTTTCAGGGCCTCATCGTAGCGCTGCTGGCTGAAAAGGCTGACTGCATCGTAGTATTCCCGTGCTCCGGCACTCAAGCCGGCACCCCTGGCGGCGGGTCTGACCTCGTTGGGGTTTTCCTCCCGCAGGGGAACGTTCCGCTGGCTGTACTGTTCGGCCAGGGAGATGTTTGCCGTGGCCTCCTCGGCGTATTTTCCGTGGGGATAGTATAAAAGATAGCGCTGAAAGGTATACAGGGCCTGTCGGTATCGCTTGTTTTTCAGGTAGTATTCACCGATCTGAAACAGCCCGTCTTCAGGATCCGTCTCGCTGTCGCTGGTGGAAATCAGGTTCTGGACCTGTTGATGGATCCTGCGCAGCTGATTTGAAAAGACCTTGAGCATCTTCATGATGATACGGGTGTTCTTCAGCACGACCTGTTCAAACTCGGGTACGGAAAACACAAGCATCGTGGAATCCGAGAGTACCATAGCGGTCTCTTCCCGGGGGTATTTTCCCAGAGAAGATTTAACGCCGAAGAACTCGCCGGTTTTGATCTGCTCGTTTATCTCCTGCCCTGTTTCGATATCGTTGGAACGAAGATTGACGCGTCCTGACTTGAGTATATAGATTTTTTCGCTGACATCGCCCCGGAAGTAGACCACCGAGTTTGCCTTAAAATTAATCGCTTTAGGCATCGCAGGTTACCACCACCTCGCTTGGTGAAAATTGTAGCGACG
This window of the Marispirochaeta aestuarii genome carries:
- a CDS encoding cyclic nucleotide-binding domain-containing protein; this encodes MPKAINFKANSVVYFRGDVSEKIYILKSGRVNLRSNDIETGQEINEQIKTGEFFGVKSSLGKYPREETAMVLSDSTMLVFSVPEFEQVVLKNTRIIMKMLKVFSNQLRRIHQQVQNLISTSDSETDPEDGLFQIGEYYLKNKRYRQALYTFQRYLLYYPHGKYAEEATANISLAEQYSQRNVPLREENPNEVRPAARGAGLSAGAREYYDAVSLFSQQRYDEALKQFKLIVEKGDDDEYVAKSYYEMGRCLFSLNKYTETVSHFTGLIQRYPKHPDLADALFYVASAYDKEGSATKARGLFTKILNMTTEDNPVNRKSRKALKSLEGRG
- a CDS encoding Crp/Fnr family transcriptional regulator, with translation MALDMSMFNRFAVTFEKGDIIFCEHEPGDTFYLIQSGRVQIVKIMEDLEKNLDILQPGEIFGEMAILEDSPRSATAIALDPCKLLEFNQENFEVLMQGNPQIALKLLKLFTKRVYDQKRRFMILTLEDEQARVADVFLMLAETQQRQLNDNDERTFMTSVDDIAHWAGMSTDKVRQILNHFVAQRRVDIFSDRIVVKNINDFQRFVNTRRKKQQVE